The Macaca thibetana thibetana isolate TM-01 chromosome 19, ASM2454274v1, whole genome shotgun sequence genome has a segment encoding these proteins:
- the PPP1R15A gene encoding protein phosphatase 1 regulatory subunit 15A has product MAPGQAPHQATPWRDVHPFFLLSPVMGLLSRAWSRLRGLGPPEPWLVEAVKGVALVEAGLEGEARTPLATPHTPCGRRLDEEAEDRAGPGENRETLGLKTSSSLPEAWGLLDDYDDIYSEREATSVPRGQGSQFADGQPAPLSPSLLIRTLQGSDKNPGEEKAEEEGVAEEEGVNKFSYPLSHRECCPAVEEEVDEEAVKKETRRTSTSALSPGSKPSTWVSCPGEEENQATEDERRIEKSKGARKTSVSPPSSGSNPRAWEYRSGEASEEKEEKAHEEAGKGEAAPGPHSSAPAQRPQLKSWWCQPSDEEEGEVKILGAAEKDGEAECPPCIPPSSAFLKAWVYWPGEDTEEDEEDEDSDSGSDEEEGEAEASSSTPATGVFLKSWVYRPGEDTEEEEDEDSDTGSAEDEREAEISTSTPPPSAFLKSWVYRPGEDTEGEEDEDVDSEGKEDDSEAAMGEAESDPHPSHPAQSAHFRGWVYRPGKETEEEEAAEDWGEAEPCPFRVAIYVPGEKPPPPWAPPRLPLRLQRRLKRPETPTRDLDPEIPLKARKVHFSEKVTVHFLAVWAGPAQAARQGPWEQLARDRSRFARRIALAQEELSPCLTPAARARAWARLRNPPLAPIPALTQTLPSSSVPLSPVQATPLSQAVATSSPSSPGAATAPLDLFGRRG; this is encoded by the exons ATGGCCCCAGGCCAAGCACCCCATCAGGCTACCCCATGGAGGGATGTCCACCCTTTCTTCCTCCTGTCCCCAGTGATGGGCCTCCTCAGCCGGGCCTGGAGCCGCCTGAGGGGCCTGGGACCTCCAGAGCCCTGGCTGGTGGAGGCAGTAAAAGGAGTAGCTCTGGTAGAAGCTGGCCTGGAGGGAGAAGCCAGGACTCCTCTGGCAACCCCCCATACCCCTTGCGGCAGACGCCTTGATGAGGAGGCTGAAGACCGTGCAGGCCCTGGAGAGAACAGAGAAACACTGGGCCTGAAAACCAGCAGTTCCCTTCCTGAAGCCTGGGGACTTTTGGATGATTATGATGACATATATAGTGAGCGAGAAGCAACCAGCGTCCCTAGAGGGCAGGGAAGTCAATTTGCAGATGGCCAGCCTGCTCCCCTGTCTCCCAGCCTTCTGATAAGGACGCTGCAAGGTTCTGATAAGAACCCAGGGGAGGAGAAAGCTGAGGAAGAGGGAGTTGCTGAAGAGGAGGGAGTTAACAAGTTCTCTTATCCTCTGTCACACCGGGAGTGTTGTCCAGCAGTGGAGGAAGAGGTCGATGAAGAAGCTGTAAAGAAAGAAACTCGCAGAACCTCTACTTCTGCCTTGTCTCCAGGATCCAAGCCCAGCACTTGGGTGTCTTGCCCAGGGGAGGAAGAGAATCAAGCCACGGAGGACgaaagaagaatagaaaaaagtaaaggaGCCAGGAAGACCTCCGTGTCCCCCCCATCTTCAGGCTCCAACCCCAGGGCCTGGGAGTATCGTTCAGGAGAGGCGTccgaggagaaggaagaaaaggcacACGAAGAAGCTGGGAAAGGAGAAGCTGCCCCAGGGCCACACTCCTCAGCCCCAGCCCAAAGGCCCCAGCTCAAGTCCTGGTGGTGCCAACCCAGTGATGAAGAGGAGGGTGAGGTCAAGATTTTGGGGGCAGCTGAGAAGGATGGAGAAGCTGAGTGTCCTCCCTGCATCCCCCCCTCAAGTGCCTTCCTGAAGGCCTGGGTGTATTGGCCTGGAGAGGACAcggaggaagatgaggaagatgaggaCAGTGACTCTGGATCAgatgaggaagagggagaagctgAGGCTTCCTCTTCCACTCCTGCTACAGGTGTCTTCTTGAAGTCCTGGGTGTATCGGCCAGGAGAGGAcacggaggaggaggaagatgaggacaGTGATACAGGATCAGCTGAGGATGAAAGAGAAGCTGAAATTTCCACTTCCACACCCCCTCCAAGTGCTTTCTTGAAGTCCTGGGTGTATCGGCCAGGAGAGGACACGGAGGGGGAGGAAGATGAGGATGTGgatagtgagggtaaggaagATGATTCAGAAGCAGCCATGGGAGAAGCTGAGTCAGACCCACATCCCTCCCACCCGGCCCAGAGTGCCCACTTCAGGGGCTGGGTATACCGACCTGgaaaggagacagaggaagaggaagctgCTGAGGACTGGGGAGAAGCTGAGCCCTGCCCCTTCCGAGTGGCCATCTATGTACCTGGAGAGAAGCCACCACCTCCCTGGGCTCCTCCTAGACTGCCCCTCCGACTGCAGAGGCGGCTCAAGCGCCCAGAAACCCCTACCCGTGATCTGGACCCCGAGATTCCCCTAAAGGCCAGAAAG GTGCACTTCTCCGAGAAGGTCACTGTCCATTTTCTGGCTGTCTGGGCAGGGCCGGCCCAGGCCGCCCGCCAGGGCCCCTGGGAGCAGCTTGCTCGGGATCGGAGCCGCTTTGCACGCCGTATCGCCCTGGCCCAGGAGGAGCTGAGCCCCTGCCTCACCCCTGCTGCCCGGGCCAGAGCCTGGGCACGCCTCAGGAACCCACCTTTAgcccccatccctgccctcaCCCAGACCTTGCCTTCCTCCTCTGTCCCTTTGTCCCCAGTCCAGGCCACGCCCTTGAGCCAAGCTGTTGCCacatcctccccctcctctcctggtGCAGCAACGGCTCCCCTGGACCTCTTTGGGAGGCGTGGCTAA